A window of Exiguobacterium sp. FSL W8-0210 contains these coding sequences:
- a CDS encoding YitT family protein — protein MTSTRQEVVRDYAYLLIGSLFVASAFSLFLAPNQLASGGVSGLSIVLNDLFGISPGLFQLVANVVLLAIGWMILGMGFGVKSLVGSIFLPVVILVYERFDVPAATMNPMLAAIFGGAGVGIGLGLIFRGRASTGGMDLIAQILHRFTKLPLHLCIALLDGTIVISAATIFSLEIGLYALVALFITIKMIDVVQLGITNDKLAYIISDQREALVKEIFETLDRGATEIEAAGAFTRTRKPMLMVVVRQGEITTLKEIVKHIDPSAFLVVSEAHEVLGLGFTDDKRYRNVP, from the coding sequence ATGACATCGACACGTCAGGAAGTCGTGCGCGATTATGCGTATTTGTTAATCGGGTCCTTGTTCGTCGCAAGTGCCTTTAGTTTATTTTTAGCACCGAACCAACTCGCCTCGGGAGGGGTCAGTGGCTTATCGATCGTCTTGAACGATTTGTTCGGAATCTCGCCAGGATTGTTCCAACTCGTCGCGAACGTCGTCTTGCTTGCGATCGGTTGGATGATCCTCGGGATGGGCTTTGGGGTCAAATCACTCGTCGGGTCGATCTTCTTACCGGTCGTCATCCTCGTATATGAGCGGTTCGATGTTCCGGCTGCGACGATGAATCCGATGCTTGCTGCAATCTTCGGTGGTGCCGGGGTCGGAATCGGACTCGGTCTGATCTTCAGGGGACGAGCGTCGACCGGGGGAATGGATTTGATTGCGCAAATCTTGCATCGCTTCACGAAGTTGCCGCTCCATCTCTGTATTGCCTTGCTCGACGGAACGATCGTCATCAGTGCGGCGACGATCTTCTCGCTCGAGATCGGATTGTATGCGCTCGTCGCCTTGTTCATCACGATCAAGATGATCGACGTCGTCCAGCTCGGGATCACGAACGACAAGCTCGCCTATATCATCTCTGATCAGCGGGAGGCGTTAGTGAAGGAAATCTTCGAGACGCTCGATCGTGGGGCGACGGAGATCGAGGCAGCAGGTGCGTTCACACGAACACGGAAACCGATGCTGATGGTCGTCGTCCGTCAAGGGGAGATCACGACGCTCAAAGAGATCGTCAAACACATCGACCCGTCAGCGTTTCTCGTCGTCAGTGAAGCCCATGAAGTACTGGGACTTGGTTTTACGGACGACAAACGCTACCGGAATGTGCCGTAA